A single region of the Silene latifolia isolate original U9 population chromosome 8, ASM4854445v1, whole genome shotgun sequence genome encodes:
- the LOC141594982 gene encoding uncharacterized protein LOC141594982, whose protein sequence is METKCNASSLFPVFRSYGFMHYVGVDVVSSAGGLWVGYRKEARISQIFSCNNFIILLVEKYKGRSWYLVLFYGAPYVCMRNSVFAELEVYIRNLDHLFLIMGDFNQVEFGSDKLSCTTSGISGAYDFNIWRISNELVDIPFKGPTFTWCNNRKGKKRVYERIDRALGSKDWFSLFPNTGIKHFPIQISDHAPIELDLNLVRNDNKKPYKIDAWVFDHEECMGIIKEAWKFRWIGTPVYVVARKLGRTRGEIKKWAIDKRQQWNKIWDEFDDKLTKGMETAVNEGDEEPYVRANEEVTGFARAAAIFWRQRAKMKWMVEGDTCTKFFFNWVKGRAGRNYILGIKNEVGD, encoded by the coding sequence ATGGAAACTAAATGTAACGCAAGTAGTTTATTCCCTGTATTTCGAAGTTATGGTTTTATGCATTATGTTGGCGTTGATGTCGTTAGTAGTGCCGGGGGGCTTTGGGTTGGTTATCGTAAGGAGGCTAGGATTAGCCAAATTTTCTCATGTAATAATTTTATCATTTTGCTAGTGGAAAAATATAAGGGTCGTTCTTGGTACCTAGTGCTTTTCTATGGGGCTCCTTATGTTTGTATGCGGAATTCGGTCTTTGCGGAGTTGGAAGTCTATATTAGAAACTTGGATCATCTGTTTCTAATCATGGGGGATTTCAATCAAGTGGAATTTGGTAGTGATAAACTAAGCTGTACTACAAGTGGGATTAGTGGGGCGTATGATTTTAATATTTGGAGGATTAGTAATGAGCTAGTTGATATCCCCTTCAAAGGGCCAACTTTTACTTGGTGCAATAATAGAAAGGGGAAGAAACGAGTGTATGAAAGAATTGATCGCGCGCTTGGGTCAAAGGATTGGTTTTCTCTCTTCCCAAATACTGGTATTAAGCATTTTCCTATACAAATCTCGGATCATGCACCAATTGAGTTGGATTTGAATCTTGTCCGAAACGACAATAAAAAGCCATATAAGATTGATGCGTGGGTGTTTGACCATGAGGAATGTATGGGTATAATAAAAGAGGCATGGAAATTTCGTTGGATAGGGACTCCTGTATATGTTGTGGCAAGAAAACTTGGAAGGACTAGAGGTGAAATCAAGAAATGGGCCATTGATAAAAGGCAACAATGGAACAAAATTTGGGATGAatttgatgacaagttaacaAAGGGTATGGAGACTGCAGTCAACGAAGGAGATGAGGAACCCTACGTGAGAGCGAATGAGGAGGTCACAGGTTTTGCAAGAGCGGCCGCGATCTTCTGGAGACAACGGGCTAAGATGAAATGGATGGTGGAA